The following coding sequences are from one Desulfovibrio psychrotolerans window:
- a CDS encoding deoxyribonuclease IV — MPLFGSHMSVAGGLHKAVERIARVQGQSLQIFTRNQRQWNAAPVSPEEARAFAQAWQEWGDFPVVTHGSYLVNLASPDAAVAAKSARAFMDELVRTEALGISFVVTHPGACVGTGRDEGIARAAAMLRRCVRESGTGKVSVLLENTAGQGTTLGSDFAELGVLLDESGLAEEGRAGVCLDTAHAFAAGYDLRTAAGYNAALAALDRHVGLEKLHCVHVNDSLAALGSRVDRHAHIGEGHLGADAFALLVRDPRLAHLPMVLETPKDETLEDDRRNLALLRRLAKEESVSSGSGAGQA, encoded by the coding sequence ATGCCACTGTTCGGTTCCCATATGTCTGTTGCGGGCGGGCTGCATAAGGCTGTGGAGCGCATAGCCCGCGTGCAGGGACAGTCCTTGCAGATTTTTACCCGCAACCAGCGTCAGTGGAATGCCGCCCCGGTTTCGCCGGAAGAGGCCCGCGCTTTTGCGCAGGCATGGCAGGAGTGGGGAGATTTTCCGGTAGTGACGCACGGTTCCTATCTGGTCAATCTGGCTTCGCCGGATGCGGCTGTGGCCGCCAAATCTGCCCGTGCTTTCATGGATGAACTGGTGCGTACAGAGGCTTTGGGTATTTCGTTTGTGGTAACACACCCCGGTGCCTGCGTGGGAACCGGGCGCGATGAGGGCATTGCGCGGGCTGCGGCCATGCTGCGGCGCTGCGTGCGTGAATCGGGCACCGGAAAGGTGTCCGTCCTGCTGGAGAACACGGCGGGGCAGGGCACTACTCTGGGCAGTGATTTCGCGGAACTGGGGGTGCTGCTTGATGAGAGCGGCTTGGCAGAAGAAGGGCGCGCGGGCGTCTGCCTTGATACCGCCCATGCGTTTGCAGCGGGGTATGATCTGCGCACCGCAGCGGGGTATAATGCTGCCCTTGCCGCTCTGGATCGGCATGTGGGGCTGGAAAAGCTGCATTGCGTCCATGTGAATGATTCTCTTGCGGCACTGGGCAGCAGGGTGGACAGGCATGCCCATATCGGGGAAGGGCACCTTGGAGCAGACGCCTTTGCCCTTTTGGTGCGCGACCCCCGGCTGGCACACCTGCCCATGGTGCTGGAAACGCCCAAGGATGAAACTCTGGAAGACGACAGGCGCAACCTTGCCCTTCTGCGCAGGCTGGCAAAAGAAGAGTCTGTCTCCTCCGGGAGTGGCGCGGGGCAGGCGTAA
- a CDS encoding GNAT family N-acetyltransferase, with protein MSECRQFNCALRRVLPDDPSCGTGILTFIRSVYEASFPQEERRPFNQCISLLHTPLYGMEAVFLDDAPVGFIAFWHLRGYVFIEHFAMCAGVRGRGAGSAALREFMRRHAGPVVLEVELPESGENARRRIAFYERLGFSLCDAEHVQPPYTPHGSSVPLRFMSCPGPLDKPSLITFREALFTHVYPS; from the coding sequence ATGTCGGAATGTCGCCAATTCAACTGTGCCCTGCGGCGTGTTTTGCCTGATGACCCTTCCTGCGGGACAGGCATTCTCACGTTCATACGCTCCGTGTATGAAGCCTCTTTTCCGCAGGAAGAACGGCGCCCCTTCAATCAATGCATCAGTCTGCTCCATACCCCTTTGTACGGCATGGAAGCCGTCTTTCTGGATGATGCTCCGGTCGGATTCATCGCCTTCTGGCATTTGCGTGGATATGTATTCATCGAGCATTTTGCCATGTGCGCCGGTGTTCGGGGACGTGGCGCAGGCAGTGCGGCTCTGCGGGAGTTCATGCGCCGTCACGCCGGTCCGGTGGTGTTAGAGGTGGAACTTCCGGAATCCGGGGAAAATGCCCGCCGCCGCATTGCGTTTTATGAACGGCTGGGTTTTTCCCTGTGCGATGCGGAACATGTGCAGCCGCCCTACACGCCGCACGGCAGTTCCGTGCCTCTCCGGTTCATGAGCTGCCCCGGTCCGTTGGATAAGCCGTCCCTGATTACCTTCAGGGAGGCGTTGTTCACGCATGTGTATCCTTCCTGA
- a CDS encoding YcaO-like family protein: MQQSTTMHYAFTLTDTKGTVGYVACNPEQDISFEDGLAYLEARPLDEFMHKHLLERLKDCDQKQFKNLMQQALSDNGYTRPVLAALLLEACLVHGKFSKLAVFFPDNAAAELRHHTPLIHLKWTMLDDREAHAAWIRQFKANMHDHRILPLPEDMEEFDLPMLFAALPAQDDSWEKAVRVEEVRKALAAEPYDKPWKRPAPEETAMRALERLVEYGFVADVEMRHIASLSPIALLRRWHLDISVRCGRHDLTLRGIATSYGRGLSLADTRAGYSMEMVERTSSFASIGPVAVEDTAMDHPVVVARHSELCAKGIAAMNPNTVPLEVPYDDEPLHWMQGHTPGEHGPEPILVPVQMVYMFCNLDEVCLFSAQGSTGLASGNIMEEAKVAALTEIIERDAEATIPFVKSRCFTLTSEDEKVALLLEDYAARGVHVMFQDMTTELGIPCYTAFVMDKKGGVIRGTGAGLNGRRAVISALTETPYPYPQSPPSAPALRDLPVRRQEDLPDFSMEDPIRNLALLERTLVANNRRPVYVDIRRKDLNFPVVKAFIPGLELSADFDAFSRVSRRLFRNYLRECGE, encoded by the coding sequence ATGCAGCAAAGCACCACCATGCACTATGCTTTTACCCTCACGGACACCAAGGGTACCGTGGGATATGTAGCCTGTAATCCCGAACAGGATATTTCCTTTGAAGACGGCCTTGCCTATCTGGAAGCCCGCCCCCTTGACGAGTTCATGCACAAGCACCTGCTTGAACGCCTGAAGGACTGCGACCAGAAACAGTTTAAGAACCTTATGCAGCAGGCTCTTTCGGATAACGGCTACACGCGCCCCGTGCTCGCCGCCCTGTTGCTGGAGGCATGCCTTGTTCACGGCAAATTTTCCAAACTGGCTGTCTTTTTTCCTGACAACGCTGCGGCGGAGTTGCGGCACCACACCCCGCTCATCCACCTGAAATGGACCATGCTGGACGACCGGGAGGCGCACGCGGCGTGGATACGCCAGTTCAAGGCGAACATGCACGACCACCGCATTCTGCCGCTGCCGGAAGACATGGAAGAATTTGACCTGCCCATGCTGTTTGCAGCATTGCCTGCGCAGGACGACTCATGGGAGAAGGCTGTCCGCGTGGAAGAAGTACGCAAAGCCTTGGCCGCAGAACCTTATGACAAGCCATGGAAACGCCCCGCCCCGGAGGAAACCGCCATGCGGGCACTGGAGCGTCTTGTGGAATACGGCTTTGTGGCGGATGTGGAAATGCGGCACATTGCCTCGCTTTCTCCCATTGCTCTGCTGCGCCGCTGGCATCTGGACATTTCCGTCCGTTGCGGCAGGCATGACCTGACTCTGCGGGGTATAGCCACTTCCTACGGGCGCGGGCTCTCCCTTGCGGATACGCGGGCGGGATATTCCATGGAAATGGTGGAGAGAACTTCCTCTTTTGCCTCCATAGGACCCGTTGCGGTAGAGGACACAGCCATGGACCACCCGGTGGTGGTGGCCCGGCATTCGGAATTATGCGCCAAAGGGATTGCCGCCATGAATCCCAACACGGTGCCGCTGGAAGTGCCCTATGATGACGAGCCGCTGCACTGGATGCAGGGGCACACGCCCGGAGAGCACGGGCCGGAACCCATACTCGTGCCCGTGCAGATGGTCTACATGTTCTGCAATCTTGACGAGGTATGCCTCTTCTCCGCGCAGGGGTCCACCGGGCTTGCATCCGGCAATATCATGGAAGAGGCCAAAGTGGCGGCGCTGACGGAAATCATAGAACGGGACGCGGAAGCCACGATTCCCTTTGTCAAATCCCGTTGCTTTACCCTGACCAGCGAAGATGAAAAGGTTGCGCTGCTGCTGGAAGACTATGCGGCACGCGGGGTACACGTGATGTTTCAGGACATGACCACAGAACTGGGCATTCCCTGTTACACGGCGTTTGTCATGGACAAAAAGGGCGGCGTCATACGCGGCACGGGAGCCGGCCTGAACGGCAGGCGGGCTGTCATCTCCGCGCTTACGGAAACGCCCTACCCCTATCCGCAAAGCCCGCCTTCTGCTCCTGCGCTCCGCGACCTGCCCGTGCGCAGGCAGGAAGACCTGCCGGACTTCTCCATGGAAGACCCCATCCGCAACCTTGCCCTGCTGGAGCGTACCCTCGTGGCCAACAACCGGCGTCCCGTCTATGTGGACATACGCAGAAAAGACCTGAACTTCCCGGTGGTGAAAGCCTTTATCCCCGGCTTGGAACTTTCCGCTGACTTTGATGCCTTCAGCCGTGTAAGCAGACGGCTGTTCAGAAACTACCTGCGGGAATGCGGAGAATAG
- a CDS encoding DEAD/DEAH box helicase, with amino-acid sequence MDEAAAKKLLQNLVEDTIPEYIIEGSRSILESGGVQKISLKKSEGYWDIEGTVQGEDFQIYSPRLSVDSDEDSVNYLCNCPEAFSGACRHVGAAALKFLSSLETRGGEEAEPQKPKSDWRQIFRSFFSTAIEPEAGRHYFIYRFHPEPGRLQVAFFRARQNKSGLSTVHSEVTLEQIIENADWCELSPNLPKVAQQIGRYNDYFGHRVEIPDGLLTWFLWTIKREYYLFWQDTDSPCRIETGTMDLKLKPQLKESGLTFDMMIHSEGKPPQSIVDSEATFHGQIPLWVCWNKGFYPAYTSLNSALVQTLASNPPIVEKEDIPEFLDRVWTQLPSTDLFGQEEFLKHMEPIFVPATYNPKLFLDEEGSLLTLEIQNLYETLHGEFLLPGPNPSFMTGSYSFEGTTYLIRRMQEEEAALTNLLLEMNFQPRSNRVWFLEPEEAINFLLDAYPKLVAQYRVYGEKALSKYKVRLAAPGITAKVESNEEEKWFSLEIEVEYEGQRVPIDAIWKAWVQGKRYVQLKDGSYTSLPESWLEKLAHKLRAMGLDPEKPPKQRFEQFEAPALDNLLEDLPDVHTDPFWNSLREKIHSFTEIRQILPPSGLNATLRGYQAQGLSYLNFLREYGFGGILADEMGLGKTIQTLSFIQHMVEMGATAPNLIVVPTSVLPNWDREAEKFVPNLRRLIIYGTRRENMFKQIEESQLVITTYALLRRDLEELQNYEFNCIILDEAQNIKNPNTITARSVRKIKANQRLCLSGTPIENNLFELWSLFEFLMPGFLGSQHAFQRGIIKPIKDGDADTLDYLRNRVKPFILRRTKSEVAKDLPPKIENVQYCALADEQAELYTALAAKLRQQVLSDVDQKGMAKSQMSILDALLKLRQICCHPRLLKLDMPGFSTNLPSGKFDAFKDMVTDIVEEGHKVLVFSQFVSMLHIIRSWLQISEIPFAYLDGTSKDRFEQVDRFNNTPEIPIFLISLKAGGTGINLTSADYVIHYDPWWNPAVEDQATDRAHRIGQTAQVFSYKMICSNTVEEKILKLQEMKKGVADAIIPGQETWKSLTRSDLEMLFEV; translated from the coding sequence ATGGACGAAGCAGCGGCGAAGAAGCTATTGCAGAATCTGGTAGAAGACACCATCCCCGAGTATATCATCGAGGGTTCCCGCTCCATTCTGGAGTCTGGCGGCGTTCAGAAAATCAGCCTGAAAAAGAGCGAAGGATATTGGGATATTGAAGGGACCGTGCAGGGCGAGGATTTTCAGATATATTCCCCCCGCCTGTCCGTGGACTCTGACGAAGACTCGGTGAACTACCTGTGCAACTGCCCGGAGGCCTTTTCCGGTGCCTGCCGCCATGTGGGGGCAGCCGCGCTCAAGTTCCTTTCTTCGCTGGAAACCCGTGGCGGAGAAGAGGCAGAACCGCAAAAGCCCAAAAGCGACTGGCGGCAGATATTCCGCTCATTTTTCTCCACCGCCATAGAACCGGAAGCAGGCCGGCACTATTTCATCTACCGCTTTCATCCCGAACCGGGACGCCTGCAAGTTGCCTTTTTCCGCGCCCGGCAGAATAAATCCGGCCTTTCCACCGTGCACAGCGAGGTAACGCTGGAGCAGATAATCGAAAACGCCGACTGGTGCGAACTTTCTCCCAACCTGCCCAAGGTGGCGCAGCAGATAGGACGTTACAACGATTACTTCGGGCATCGTGTGGAAATTCCCGACGGGCTGCTCACATGGTTTCTGTGGACCATCAAGCGGGAATACTATCTTTTCTGGCAGGATACGGACTCTCCCTGCCGCATTGAAACAGGCACCATGGATCTTAAGCTCAAGCCGCAGCTCAAAGAATCCGGCCTTACCTTTGACATGATGATCCACAGCGAGGGCAAGCCCCCGCAATCCATTGTGGACAGCGAGGCTACGTTTCACGGGCAGATTCCACTATGGGTCTGCTGGAACAAGGGGTTTTATCCCGCGTATACCAGCCTGAACTCCGCGCTGGTGCAGACCCTTGCCTCCAATCCGCCCATTGTGGAGAAGGAAGATATTCCCGAATTTCTGGACAGAGTGTGGACGCAGCTGCCTTCCACCGACCTTTTCGGGCAGGAAGAGTTCCTTAAGCACATGGAACCTATCTTCGTGCCTGCCACATACAATCCCAAACTCTTTCTGGATGAAGAGGGATCGCTGCTCACGCTGGAAATTCAGAACCTTTATGAAACGCTGCATGGAGAATTTCTGCTGCCCGGCCCCAATCCCAGTTTTATGACAGGCAGCTATTCCTTTGAAGGAACCACCTACCTCATCCGCCGCATGCAGGAAGAGGAAGCCGCCCTCACCAATCTGCTGCTGGAGATGAACTTTCAGCCCAGAAGCAACCGCGTGTGGTTCCTTGAGCCGGAAGAGGCCATTAACTTTTTGCTGGACGCCTACCCCAAGCTGGTTGCCCAGTACCGCGTGTACGGCGAAAAGGCCCTTTCTAAATACAAGGTGCGCCTTGCCGCCCCCGGCATAACCGCCAAGGTGGAATCCAACGAGGAAGAGAAGTGGTTCTCGCTGGAGATAGAGGTGGAGTACGAAGGGCAGCGCGTACCCATAGACGCCATTTGGAAGGCATGGGTGCAGGGCAAGCGCTATGTGCAGCTCAAGGACGGTTCCTACACCAGCCTGCCGGAGTCATGGCTGGAGAAGCTGGCCCACAAGCTGCGTGCCATGGGGCTGGACCCGGAAAAGCCGCCCAAGCAGCGGTTTGAGCAGTTTGAAGCGCCCGCACTGGATAATCTGCTGGAAGACCTGCCCGATGTGCATACAGACCCGTTCTGGAACAGCCTGAGGGAAAAGATTCATTCCTTTACCGAGATACGGCAGATTCTGCCGCCCAGTGGTTTGAATGCAACCCTGCGCGGGTATCAGGCACAGGGGCTCAGTTACCTGAACTTTCTGCGCGAGTATGGCTTTGGAGGTATTCTGGCGGACGAGATGGGGCTGGGCAAAACCATACAGACCCTTTCCTTCATCCAGCATATGGTGGAAATGGGTGCAACCGCCCCCAACCTTATTGTAGTGCCCACATCCGTGTTGCCCAACTGGGACCGCGAGGCGGAAAAGTTTGTTCCCAACCTGCGCAGGCTCATCATCTACGGCACCCGCCGCGAGAACATGTTCAAGCAGATTGAGGAATCGCAGCTGGTTATCACCACCTACGCCCTTCTGCGGCGCGACCTTGAGGAACTGCAGAACTACGAATTCAACTGCATTATTCTGGACGAAGCCCAGAACATCAAGAACCCCAACACAATCACCGCCCGCTCCGTGCGGAAGATTAAGGCCAACCAGCGGCTTTGCCTTTCAGGCACGCCCATTGAGAATAACCTGTTCGAACTGTGGTCGCTGTTCGAATTCCTCATGCCGGGGTTCCTCGGCTCGCAGCACGCCTTCCAGCGAGGAATTATCAAGCCTATCAAGGATGGGGATGCGGACACGCTGGATTACCTGCGCAACCGCGTAAAGCCGTTCATCCTGCGACGCACCAAGTCAGAAGTGGCGAAAGACCTGCCACCCAAGATAGAAAACGTTCAGTACTGCGCCCTGGCAGACGAACAGGCGGAACTGTACACCGCGCTTGCGGCAAAACTACGCCAGCAGGTGCTCTCGGACGTGGACCAGAAGGGCATGGCAAAGAGCCAGATGTCCATTCTGGATGCCCTGCTCAAACTGCGGCAGATTTGCTGCCACCCGCGCCTGCTCAAGCTGGACATGCCGGGCTTTTCCACCAACCTGCCCTCCGGCAAGTTTGACGCATTCAAGGACATGGTGACCGACATAGTGGAAGAAGGGCACAAGGTGCTGGTCTTCTCGCAGTTTGTCTCCATGCTGCACATTATCCGCTCGTGGCTGCAGATATCGGAAATTCCGTTCGCGTATCTGGACGGTACGTCCAAAGACCGTTTTGAGCAGGTGGACCGGTTCAACAACACGCCGGAAATTCCCATCTTCCTCATCTCGCTCAAGGCAGGCGGCACAGGGATTAACCTTACCAGTGCAGACTACGTTATCCACTACGACCCGTGGTGGAACCCTGCCGTGGAAGACCAGGCAACCGACCGCGCCCACCGCATAGGGCAGACGGCGCAGGTATTCTCTTACAAGATGATCTGCTCCAACACAGTGGAAGAGAAGATTCTGAAGCTGCAGGAAATGAAAAAGGGCGTAGCCGATGCCATTATCCCCGGTCAGGAGACATGGAAGTCGCTCACCCGTTCCGACCTTGAAATGCTGTTTGAAGTCTGA
- a CDS encoding motility associated factor glycosyltransferase family protein — MKYSPFYTQNLEVMAAQKQKAAMWLAETRPDLADIDSRMGHNSYGMLDFRLKDGRFLFETIPPGPIYQGWVPQDAIPAESTFVIGCNLGYGLNHLLSGTPASHTVYVLEPEPEMLAACLGQTDYRPFITSGKLVFLPPDRTLLQDTVRACDVQFLFGRIHLRADLPSQQIGPAYAYWARQCKEMLEHLSVEMGTLRRAQDTMVGNELGNFRRALADGTVNPLCDAGEGIKAVILGAGPSLEQSGPTLAAMQHSALVVTALQTLTAAQRVGVRPHFCMSIDFSDGMLSVYKQLDPEWAKDIPLIYSTKTDPRVVKQYPGPTIPLWTVGGLATFIAGRDDLVLDAAGNVSVALMRFLHWMGVRDIVLVGQDFAWRETSSTHADGHHRKKASRWVDLQDRDGNPIRTSVQYLTSAREMEQDIARLGLNVHNVYGGGYVISTATDTTLEDALQNGLLASDGGALELWRLRMMKARTGCEQPIFEERAPSWRTSLRHANKRLEKLFKKPEKNYAEIRSLFNSVHMFLRQDPIYMPYLYNEIMDVAGLRDARTRYTPKDMGLFRETLKKVLEKIVAMDHALGARSLEEHRAA, encoded by the coding sequence ATGAAATACTCGCCATTCTACACGCAGAATCTGGAGGTCATGGCCGCGCAGAAACAAAAAGCGGCCATGTGGCTTGCGGAAACCCGTCCCGACCTTGCCGACATTGACTCGCGCATGGGCCATAACAGTTACGGGATGCTGGATTTTCGCCTGAAGGATGGCCGTTTTCTTTTTGAAACCATCCCTCCCGGTCCTATATATCAGGGCTGGGTGCCCCAAGACGCCATACCGGCTGAGAGCACCTTTGTTATAGGCTGCAATCTGGGGTACGGGCTGAATCATCTTCTTTCCGGCACTCCGGCATCGCACACCGTGTATGTGCTTGAGCCGGAACCGGAAATGCTGGCTGCCTGCCTAGGGCAGACGGACTACCGGCCATTCATCACATCCGGAAAGCTTGTCTTTCTGCCGCCGGACCGCACCCTGCTGCAGGATACGGTACGCGCCTGCGATGTGCAGTTTCTGTTCGGCAGAATCCATCTGCGGGCAGACCTGCCCAGTCAGCAGATAGGCCCCGCCTATGCTTACTGGGCACGCCAGTGCAAGGAAATGCTGGAACACCTGAGCGTGGAAATGGGCACCCTGCGCCGCGCACAGGACACAATGGTGGGCAACGAGCTGGGCAACTTCCGGCGCGCCCTTGCGGACGGAACAGTGAACCCGCTGTGCGATGCCGGAGAAGGGATAAAGGCGGTTATCCTTGGTGCCGGTCCTTCGCTGGAGCAATCCGGCCCTACGCTTGCCGCCATGCAGCACTCCGCCCTTGTGGTTACTGCACTGCAAACCCTTACCGCTGCACAACGTGTGGGTGTGCGCCCCCACTTCTGCATGTCCATTGACTTCAGCGACGGGATGCTCTCCGTCTACAAACAGCTTGACCCTGAATGGGCCAAGGATATTCCGCTTATCTACTCCACCAAGACCGACCCGCGCGTGGTGAAGCAATACCCCGGCCCCACCATCCCGCTGTGGACGGTGGGCGGCCTTGCCACTTTCATCGCCGGACGTGACGATCTGGTCCTGGACGCTGCGGGGAACGTTTCTGTGGCACTGATGCGCTTTCTGCACTGGATGGGAGTGCGCGACATAGTGCTTGTGGGACAGGATTTCGCATGGCGCGAAACCAGTTCCACGCATGCGGACGGTCACCATCGCAAAAAGGCTTCCCGGTGGGTGGACCTGCAGGACCGGGACGGCAATCCCATACGCACCAGCGTGCAGTACCTGACATCGGCCCGGGAAATGGAACAGGACATTGCCCGGCTGGGGCTGAATGTTCACAATGTGTACGGGGGCGGATATGTCATAAGCACCGCCACCGATACCACGCTGGAGGATGCCCTGCAAAACGGGCTGCTTGCCTCTGACGGGGGGGCACTGGAACTGTGGCGGCTGCGCATGATGAAGGCACGCACGGGATGCGAACAGCCCATCTTTGAAGAACGCGCACCGAGTTGGCGCACCTCGCTGCGACATGCCAACAAACGGCTGGAAAAGCTGTTTAAGAAGCCGGAAAAGAACTATGCGGAAATCCGCTCCCTGTTCAACAGCGTGCACATGTTCCTTAGGCAGGACCCCATCTACATGCCCTATCTGTATAACGAAATCATGGATGTTGCCGGTCTGCGTGATGCGCGCACCCGCTACACCCCGAAGGATATGGGCCTGTTCAGGGAAACGCTTAAGAAGGTGCTGGAAAAGATTGTAGCCATGGACCACGCGCTGGGGGCGAGGTCGCTGGAAGAACACCGGGCAGCCTGA
- a CDS encoding peptide-binding protein — translation MSMYRVLICFVFMLVATGCGNTGNEAVNATGKAPVASVAGNASQEPAAQDEVSPQYGGRLVLGTIGDFSNMIPILTSDAGSHEIAQRLYVAPLRYDKNLEIEPWAAESFTVQDEGRRIRIVMRKDVFWEDGEQLSARDVEFTYKLMVDPNTPTPYADDYLQIKKFTLVDDFTFEAEYETPFARSLITWMHDILPRHLLEGQDVVSSPLTERPVGAGPYRFKEWVRGSRLVLEASETYFMGKPYIEEIVYRIIPDLSTMFLELKAGKLDMMSLTPQQYLHQTNGPEWEASYRKHRYLAFAYAYMGYNLENPLFQDKRVRQAITHALDRQGIIKGVLLGQGESTVGPYKPGTWVYNEDIEDYSYDPAMARQLLADAGWTDSDGDGVLDREGRPFEFTILTNQGNEQRIKTATIVQSQLKEVGITVRIRTVEWAAFLKEFVDKGRFDALILGWNILQDPDISQVWHSAQAREGGLNHVKYRNPELDALLDKGRTTLDRAARKAAYDRIQQILHEDQPYCFLYVPYSLPILHARIRGIEPAPAGITHNMDRWWISTETR, via the coding sequence ATGAGTATGTATAGGGTTTTGATATGCTTTGTCTTTATGCTTGTTGCCACCGGCTGCGGCAACACCGGGAACGAGGCCGTAAACGCAACCGGCAAGGCTCCCGTGGCCTCGGTTGCGGGCAACGCCTCGCAGGAACCTGCCGCGCAGGATGAAGTTTCTCCGCAGTATGGCGGCAGGTTGGTGCTGGGCACCATCGGTGATTTCTCCAATATGATTCCCATTCTTACGTCCGATGCCGGTTCGCATGAAATTGCCCAGCGCCTGTATGTCGCGCCGCTGCGCTATGACAAAAATCTGGAGATAGAGCCGTGGGCTGCAGAATCCTTCACCGTGCAGGACGAGGGGCGGCGCATACGCATCGTCATGCGCAAGGATGTGTTCTGGGAAGACGGAGAGCAGCTTTCCGCACGCGATGTGGAGTTCACCTACAAGCTGATGGTAGACCCGAACACGCCCACGCCCTATGCGGACGACTATCTGCAGATCAAAAAGTTCACGCTGGTGGATGATTTCACGTTCGAGGCGGAATATGAAACACCTTTCGCCCGCTCGCTTATCACATGGATGCACGACATACTGCCCCGCCACCTGCTTGAAGGGCAGGACGTGGTTTCCTCTCCGCTCACAGAGCGCCCTGTGGGGGCCGGCCCTTACCGCTTCAAGGAATGGGTTCGCGGTTCCCGGCTGGTGCTTGAGGCAAGCGAAACCTATTTCATGGGCAAGCCATACATAGAAGAGATCGTCTACCGCATTATCCCCGACCTTTCCACCATGTTCCTTGAACTCAAGGCAGGCAAGCTGGATATGATGAGTCTTACTCCCCAGCAATACCTGCACCAGACAAACGGCCCGGAATGGGAGGCTTCGTACCGCAAGCACCGCTATCTGGCGTTTGCATACGCCTATATGGGCTACAATCTGGAAAACCCGCTTTTTCAGGATAAACGGGTCCGTCAGGCCATCACCCACGCGCTGGACAGGCAGGGTATCATCAAGGGCGTGCTGCTGGGGCAGGGAGAGTCCACCGTGGGCCCCTACAAGCCGGGAACGTGGGTTTACAACGAGGACATAGAGGATTATTCCTATGATCCCGCCATGGCTAGGCAACTGCTGGCCGATGCGGGATGGACGGATTCGGACGGCGACGGCGTGCTGGACAGGGAAGGGCGCCCCTTCGAATTCACCATTCTGACCAATCAGGGGAACGAGCAGCGCATAAAGACGGCCACCATCGTCCAGAGCCAACTTAAGGAAGTGGGCATAACGGTGCGCATCCGCACTGTGGAGTGGGCCGCCTTCCTCAAGGAATTTGTGGATAAGGGCCGCTTTGATGCGCTGATACTGGGCTGGAATATTCTGCAGGACCCTGATATCTCTCAGGTGTGGCACTCGGCTCAGGCGCGCGAAGGCGGACTGAATCACGTGAAGTACCGCAATCCGGAGCTGGATGCGCTGCTGGACAAGGGCCGCACCACGCTGGACAGGGCCGCCCGCAAAGCCGCGTACGACCGCATTCAGCAGATTCTGCACGAAGATCAGCCCTATTGCTTCCTGTATGTTCCCTATTCATTGCCCATACTTCACGCCCGCATCCGGGGCATAGAGCCCGCCCCCGCAGGCATCACGCACAATATGGACCGCTGGTGGATTTCCACGGAAACGCGGTAG